Proteins encoded in a region of the Myxococcales bacterium genome:
- a CDS encoding VanW family protein, with amino-acid sequence MVRRSADRRRGSIYLGLAAGLFVTSGALMGGYMLSEQPPKSPAAPAATTEAGADHAALAQAVEATLGGSVKLTAVGRERTIAWRELGVSVDPGELGYAARKAADGDAVPTLQAAGALPIRLDRAVAMKALAGLKAQVDRAPTDAFLDLEARTINDDAPGFAIDVYASLDRIEAAARSGAATVELVGVPVPAAVTRATLGIDDISHVLGTFKTTFPVGDKDRNFNLKLAASKLNGYVLQPGVEFSFNGVVGDRTEKEGYKIAHVITAGEMVDGLAGGTCQISTTLFGASFFAGIEIVKTTNHSRPSTYVTMGLDATVVYPTTDLIMKNPYDFPVVIHYRVARGESVVEILGKERPWDQIAFERRVIETTPFSTEERLDEALPEGFETPDQSGFDGYKLVRYRKYYKGGREVKQDKWTLTYKPVTEYLRKGTNPDPTLPVPKVKPPHTPKAPGDGTGRVVQ; translated from the coding sequence ATGGTCCGCCGTTCTGCCGATCGTCGTCGTGGGTCGATCTATCTCGGCCTCGCCGCTGGCCTGTTCGTGACCAGCGGCGCCCTGATGGGTGGCTACATGCTGTCCGAACAGCCGCCGAAGTCGCCGGCGGCCCCCGCCGCGACCACCGAGGCCGGGGCGGATCACGCGGCGCTGGCCCAGGCGGTCGAGGCCACGCTGGGCGGGTCGGTCAAGCTGACCGCGGTCGGGCGTGAGCGCACGATCGCCTGGCGCGAGCTGGGCGTGTCGGTCGATCCCGGCGAGCTGGGGTACGCGGCGCGCAAGGCCGCTGACGGCGACGCCGTGCCGACGCTGCAGGCCGCCGGCGCGCTGCCGATCCGGCTCGATCGCGCCGTCGCCATGAAGGCCCTGGCCGGGCTCAAGGCCCAGGTCGATCGGGCGCCGACCGACGCGTTCCTCGACCTCGAGGCCCGGACGATCAACGACGACGCGCCCGGCTTCGCGATCGACGTCTACGCGTCGCTCGATCGGATCGAGGCCGCGGCCCGCAGCGGCGCCGCCACCGTCGAGCTGGTCGGCGTGCCGGTCCCGGCCGCGGTCACGCGCGCGACCCTCGGCATCGACGACATCTCGCACGTGCTCGGCACGTTCAAGACCACGTTCCCGGTCGGCGACAAGGACCGCAACTTCAACCTCAAGCTCGCGGCGTCGAAGCTCAACGGCTACGTGCTGCAGCCGGGCGTCGAGTTCTCGTTCAACGGCGTGGTCGGCGACCGCACCGAGAAGGAGGGCTACAAGATCGCCCACGTCATCACCGCCGGCGAGATGGTCGACGGCCTCGCCGGCGGCACCTGCCAGATCTCGACGACGCTGTTCGGCGCGTCGTTCTTCGCCGGCATCGAGATCGTCAAGACCACGAACCACTCGCGCCCGTCGACGTACGTGACGATGGGGCTCGACGCGACGGTCGTCTACCCGACGACCGATCTGATCATGAAGAACCCGTACGACTTCCCCGTGGTGATCCACTACCGCGTCGCGCGCGGCGAGTCGGTGGTCGAGATCCTGGGCAAGGAGCGGCCCTGGGATCAGATCGCGTTCGAGCGTCGGGTGATCGAGACGACGCCGTTTTCGACCGAGGAGCGCCTCGACGAGGCGCTGCCCGAGGGCTTCGAGACCCCGGACCAGAGCGGCTTCGACGGCTACAAGCTCGTGCGCTACCGCAAGTACTACAAGGGCGGGCGCGAGGTGAAGCAGGACAAGTGGACCCTCACGTACAAGCCGGTCACCGAGTACCTGCGCAAGGGCACCAACCCCGACCCGACGCTGCCGGTGCCGA